A genomic segment from Gemmatimonadota bacterium encodes:
- a CDS encoding prepilin-type N-terminal cleavage/methylation domain-containing protein — MRAPSASGFSLLELIVVLAISAMLAAVSVPALESVLSAPDQDSADVILRRAEHAARRRGVDLVLATNSERETYLLVDAATGDTVGSGTWPGGSEDLAPEADGGPWRITPLGQVVSATQRPLGRSEDR; from the coding sequence ATGCGGGCGCCTTCGGCTAGCGGATTCTCGCTGCTCGAGTTGATCGTCGTGCTCGCGATTTCGGCGATGCTCGCCGCGGTGAGCGTGCCAGCACTGGAGTCCGTCCTTTCCGCGCCAGACCAAGACAGCGCAGACGTGATCCTGCGCCGAGCAGAGCACGCGGCGCGCCGCCGCGGCGTTGACCTGGTGCTTGCGACCAATTCGGAGCGGGAAACCTACCTCCTGGTGGACGCCGCGACCGGGGATACGGTCGGCTCCGGGACGTGGCCCGGTGGCTCGGAAGACCTGGCCCCTGAGGCCGACGGCGGCCCCTGGAGAATCACGCCCCTCGGGCAGGTCGTCAGCGCCACGCAACGGCCCCTCGGCCGTAGCGAGGACCGATGA
- a CDS encoding type II secretion system protein, translating into MTRQRTRAGFSLLEATVAMAIIGIVSVAGLGAVARQGRAALAAEEHILSTAAAELAYADLRIRVWAGDVRPGQDVAIELQARDTLRWSGFTAHGSVGLTDGRGLAAAVVVVQRPGGERRVEGILRLAAAP; encoded by the coding sequence ATGACTCGCCAGCGTACGCGCGCCGGGTTCTCCCTCCTGGAGGCGACCGTCGCGATGGCGATCATCGGAATCGTCAGCGTGGCCGGCCTCGGCGCGGTGGCGCGGCAGGGTAGGGCGGCGCTGGCGGCGGAAGAGCATATCCTCTCGACGGCAGCGGCCGAACTCGCATACGCCGATCTTCGGATACGCGTTTGGGCAGGCGACGTCCGGCCAGGTCAGGACGTCGCGATAGAGTTGCAGGCGAGGGACACATTGCGGTGGTCAGGGTTCACCGCGCACGGGAGCGTGGGTCTCACCGATGGGCGGGGCTTGGCTGCGGCCGTCGTCGTCGTCCAAAGGCCAGGCGGTGAACGGCGCGTGGAAGGGATACTGCGCTTGGCGGCCGCGCCATGA
- a CDS encoding prepilin-type N-terminal cleavage/methylation domain-containing protein, translating into MRPRAKPKGSLSRGFTLVELVVAATVAGIALTGGAAALRVAADSRARTSHRLDSIEQEAIRRRVLVDLLTGALRGTPAVPHTFHGTDARKGALPDDQIRFDVAAAEPYTSVETAVRLFIDRNDSTPETGLVAELATRPEVEPLRISIAPSAISLDVEYLPPDPRAGVWLRGWISTVQLPGAARLTIEAKESDETPLLGLPVLVALGPAT; encoded by the coding sequence ATGAGGCCCCGCGCGAAGCCGAAGGGCAGCCTCTCCCGGGGCTTCACGCTCGTGGAGCTCGTCGTAGCCGCGACTGTCGCAGGGATCGCGCTCACGGGTGGCGCGGCCGCGCTCCGCGTCGCGGCGGACTCGCGCGCCAGAACGTCTCACCGCCTCGACTCAATCGAACAGGAGGCGATTCGCCGGCGCGTGCTCGTCGATCTCTTGACTGGCGCGCTCCGGGGCACCCCCGCGGTCCCACACACGTTCCACGGTACCGACGCCCGCAAGGGGGCGCTGCCCGACGATCAGATCCGCTTCGACGTTGCGGCGGCCGAGCCCTACACGAGCGTAGAGACGGCCGTGCGGCTGTTCATCGACCGAAACGACTCGACCCCCGAAACGGGTTTGGTCGCTGAGCTGGCCACCCGACCGGAGGTGGAGCCCCTCCGGATTTCGATCGCTCCTTCCGCGATCAGCCTGGACGTAGAGTACCTGCCGCCGGATCCTCGCGCCGGCGTCTGGCTGCGTGGCTGGATCAGCACGGTTCAGTTACCGGGGGCCGCGCGGCTGACCATCGAGGCGAAGGAGAGCGATGAGACGCCGCTTCTCGGGCTGCCGGTCCTGGTGGCGCTGGGGCCGGCGACGTGA